Within Bacillus sp. FJAT-45350, the genomic segment ACACTTGGCTATATGCTAGAAACGTATGGAAAGCTTTCTTTTGAGGATGTTGTAGAGCCAGCAATTCAAGCGGCGAAAGAGGGTTTTACTGTATCTCCGTTGATTCATCGCATGATTAAAAAAGAAAAAGATTATTTACGAGAAGACCCATCAATCGTAAAAAACTTTTTCGAGAATGATGAACCAATGCCGGTTGGAAAAGTAATTAAACAACCTGAATTAGCTGAGTGTCTAGAGACAATGAAGAAGATGGGCTGGCAGGACTTTTATATAGGAAGCATTGGGCAGAAGATTATTGTGGATATGGCGAACAGAAATGGATTAATAACGGAAGCCGACCTATGCCAAATCCCATACCCAGTTGAACGAGATGTGCTGACAAGTACTTATCGAAATTTTGATATTTATACGTTTCCACCACCCGGTGCAGGAAGGGTCCTCGTCCAAATTTTAAATACAATGGAAGGCTTCCCATCAGACATACTGAATACAGAAGAAGGATTAGGCGCTGTTATTTCCGCATTAGCATTCCAATTTGCTCTTAACTCAAGGCAAAGACAGCCAATTCATCCTGATTACTATATGCAAACGGTCAATAAGCTAATGTGTGATAAAGAGTATGCTGCTGAAATTAGAGATGCTATCGTAAAACTTTGTAGCGTACATTTTGAAGATACTCTGATTCCGCCATATACCTCTGGTGAAACAACACATCTATCCGTTACTGACAAGGACGGTAATGCAGTAGGAATTACTCAGTCGATTGAGCTCGTATTTGGGAGTAAGACAATGGCTGATGGTTTAGGCTTCTTTTATAACAATTACATGAGTGCATTTGAGTATAAAAATATGACTCATCCTTATTACTTATTACCAGGTGGAAAGCCATGGAGTAGTGTGGCGCCAACTCTTGTTTTTAAAAACGGGATGCCTAAATACTTATTAGGAAGTCCTGGCAGTAGTAGAATTTCAACCTCCCTAGCCCAGGTCATTACAAGACTAGTGGACAAAAAGGAAAGTTTA encodes:
- a CDS encoding gamma-glutamyltransferase family protein — protein: MKKPKISSAKSVHGMVSTASKPATEAGVRMLEKGGNAVDAAVAAALCLGVTEPQASGIGGQSMALIYLKDDDRVFALDGSSRAPFNVQPMKTPDKPIKLGLKSTTVPSTPATLGYMLETYGKLSFEDVVEPAIQAAKEGFTVSPLIHRMIKKEKDYLREDPSIVKNFFENDEPMPVGKVIKQPELAECLETMKKMGWQDFYIGSIGQKIIVDMANRNGLITEADLCQIPYPVERDVLTSTYRNFDIYTFPPPGAGRVLVQILNTMEGFPSDILNTEEGLGAVISALAFQFALNSRQRQPIHPDYYMQTVNKLMCDKEYAAEIRDAIVKLCSVHFEDTLIPPYTSGETTHLSVTDKDGNAVGITQSIELVFGSKTMADGLGFFYNNYMSAFEYKNMTHPYYLLPGGKPWSSVAPTLVFKNGMPKYLLGSPGSSRISTSLAQVITRLVDKKESLDMAIAAPRFHSSDTGKLLIEKLRFNEEVIKALTTTGFNLSKRGAYSFYLGCVQGIEFPEKDGEPFYGVADPRRDGTAQGPTE